The nucleotide sequence GATTAACCAAAATGGGTGCATGTGCATGTCCAAAGCCATATCTAAAACCCAAGCTTTACGTTAAGAAGGTTATTTCCAAGATTATTGGGATTGAACGACATACGTTATTGCATGTTATTCAAGGTGGATTTGATAAGGCGTTTGGTTCCGTTAGTTAGAGTTTCCTTGAGTCAGTGACGGAACAAATGCATATTCGGGAAAAGTAAATAACATGGATTTTTGGTTGCTTAACATTGTGAAGAGCTTAGGTTTTTAACCTTTTGACGACAGGgtcggctcaaccattttggtggcctaagaCGAAGTAAAAACTTATGgccttttttcaaaaaaaaaaaaaaaaaaaaaccaattttaGGCAATTATATCACAGAATGAACACAGATTTTAGGCAAAATTTTAGGCTAAACACATATTTTAGCTATGGCTTAGTCCCATATTGACACACATTAAATCCATTTCGCAGGCCCATATCATATATCTGTATTATACCTCCATATTGCGATTATGTGTGAGTGTCCCAACGACATATGGAGCGGTTGAAGACCCTTGTTGACGGATGGAGAGTTGGTGGTTTTGGAATTCTTCGTTGCCATAGTATcaaatgaataaatgaataaagaAATTATTGAGTAGAAGAATAATCAAGAAGAAGATTAAGATGGTGTGAAAAACAAATGAAATTTGGTCACTATTTATACTTACTGGAATTGATTTCAACGGTAATAATGCATTAAATGGACAGTTTGCAACGGCTAGGAATCGATTCCAACAGTAATAAAAATTAATAAAGGCAAGAATTTAATACACCGGGTTCTTTTTGCTTACGaaggaaccggttccgggtaggaaccgggtacgaccatatttttttataaaatgtgaaACCGGGTAAGAACCTACGGGTTTTTTTGAACCCAGAACCGGTTCTTCTATACAGCGGGTAGGAATTGGAACCGGTTCCTGGTCGGGTGTACTGGGTCAGGTTTGGAACCGgttattatgcccatctctatctgtatatatttttttaaaatatggAGGCCCTATAGATTTGGTGGCTCAAAGCCCAAGCCTCAAAATACTTGGGCCTGGGCCGGCCCTGTTTGGCGATTAGGTTGTGAACTAacaagggtctgtttggtatgagcTAATAGAATGGATGAGGGAATGGAATAagcgaggtaatggaatggacaacggaatgaaatggatcattccattccattgtgatgtttggttactcatatgtgaatGGAATAAgtcattactttgtacaatttgataaacaaaaagaGACGAGGTAACAAAACACAATTgtattaaaaatgacaaaaatataattgtctcaataacaataataataatatattaatggtaaaaaaaataatattaaaattttttatatatattaatattagattgataataataattataataatatatttctTTCCTGAATGAATGAAGGAAAAAACACCTCATTTCCAATGAATGAAAATTGTTATATTTAGAAGAAGTTACATTGTTTTGGAATGCTCCATTTCATTACCATATCATAACTAcacatgtttcttttcattccatcAGAATGATTCATTTCATTTCACCTTttattccttcataccaaacgctacctaagtttgatatcaaaaacaGTGACGAaacttgaaaatttccaccggggggtcggaagtcatcggacctaaaagtatatacctaatttttttataaaactaggggtcgaaaacatatatacctaaaaaattctatacaaaacgtacatatataacactactgagcgaaaagttcggggtcCCCCCGGGCCCCTTCATAGCTTCGCCCATGATCAAAAGAGTCAAGGGTGCAGCTTACttggggcgggagggggcgcccCCCCCCTCGCGAACTTTTCGATGCGTAGTGTTATGAACAGTAacttcgtatagaattttttaggtgtatacgttttcgccccctgGTTTCAGAAAAAAACGGGGGGTCAAGCTTCACCAATAAAAAAAAGTAGTAAGACAAAGACACCCGTTATCTTCTTTTCTAGTTACAATTGCAATGGGGTTTGAACGGTCTAGTTCTTGAAAGCAACATCGTCAAAGGTGTCTCTATCCCTAATAACGGTCTAGTTCTTATAAGGGGTAGCCAACCAGTGAAAATAGTGAAAATATGGATCTTTGAAAAAATTGGAAGTGGAGTGGTTAGTTGCAAAGTTAAATAATTGGAAAGAAATATATCTATCATTTGGAGGTTGTCTTTGGTGTTGTTTATTTAGCTTTTTAATGGGGCTcgtaatagttcagacctcttattgattcagcatttaatggttcagactgtttgtttcgcgaacagatgtctgaatggttcagacatttgcctctgaatggttaagcatcaTATTGagtttaggggctgtttggtagcctcttaatgaccattcagatgctacctcttaatggtttaaaacctctgaatgaataagaggtaaccacaagtctgaatggttaagaggtaacctctgaatggtaaatcatcacatgtcacattcttctcttttctcattggtaaaattattAATGGTTCAATTAAGAAGTAGCCTCTTAATGAcaattcagaggctaccaaacagcccctaaatggTTAAGGCCTCTAATACAGGGTGGATTACAGGGAGCCTAGGGTTGAAAAAAGATGGCAACCTGTGGTTAGCAAGACACAAAAGCAGAAACAAAGGAGATGGGAGAAAAGGGAAGATTCTCTGGAGAAGGCAACGACTTTTTACATCTCTAATCTTCCGGACCATGTTTCTAGTACTCGGTTATGGTTAGCGTTCGAGTTCTTTAATAACCTCGCCGATGCTTTTGTTCCGAAAAAAAGAGATGGGGGTGGTAACAGATTTGGATTTTTGAGGCTTTGGAACGTGGAAGATCCAGAGAAGTGGATAGATAAAATCAAGGAGGTCACCATAGATGGGGCGAGGTTAGGGGTAAATGTGGCAAGATTTTAGTTTAGCAGTGGGAAAGGAGGTTCAAATTACAATCAGGGATCTGACAAGGAAGAACAGAGACCGAAGTTTGTCGTTCCGCCGGTTATTCGTTATGAGAATTTAGAAAAAATAACCAGTGGAGGGAATAGAAGGTATAGTGATGTCCTTTCAGGTAAGTATGCTAATAAGGACGATATGATGCTTATAACTCCAAGTACAGATAATATGGAGGCCGTTAGGGCTTGGAGCGGTGTCTCTTTGATAGGGGAGGTTTCATCGTTGGAGAAACTTGGCGATCTTAGATTGTTTTTATCGAGTGATAAGTTGAGTGGTGCAAAAACGAGTTATGTGGGTGGCCTGAAGATTCTTATCATTTTTCCTAATAAAGAATTGGCTAAAGGTTTCTTGGAGAATCAATCTAATTTCTGGATGAAATGGTTGTCCAGTCTTTCATTGTGGGACGGGCAAGTGGTTGAATACACAAGGATCTCTTGGATTATCATCCGTGGGATGCCTTTACATCTTTGGGATCGTGAAGTCTTCAATAGTATTGTGGAAAGGTTTGGTAAAATTATTCAACCGTCTGAGGCATCGTCGATAGATGGGTGTCCTTACAAATGAAGGTCGTAATATCTCAGAAGAAGTCCGTATCAGTCATAAAGACAAAGTTTTTAGAGTTTGGGTGCATGAAGAAGAGGGTGAGTGGGTGCCGGAGATCAGTTGGAGTGGTAGTGTGGTCGAAGGCATTCCGAAAGAAAAAACGGAGTCATCGCCGGAAAAAATGTCCGGTGATCGTTTTTCTGTAACCGATGGTGATCAAATGGAAAGTGAGGATTATGCGGGTCTAGAAAGGAAAATTGAGGAGTCTCAGCCGCAATCACAGGAGTTTCTTGATTTGGATTTTCCGGATTTAAAAAATTCTCCTAAAAAAGATCCAAAGTCAATGTTAGATGCTCAACAGGTTCTAGTTGTACCGTTAAGCGTTGACCAGGAGcctttttttaaatttgtttatAAAGTTATGGAGCTCAATTCTAATGTCCAACCTGGGCCCAATATTGAGTCTAAGTTAAAGTCAAACTTTAAAAACCCAAATGGGATTAGAAGGTCGGCCCGTAAGGTTTTAGAGCCTTTACCAGATTTAAACATAGATCCAGAAGACCCATTTGATTTGAGTGGGATTATTTGGGGAGACTCTGTTTCTATGgctaaaagaaaaagaaagattgtCAACAATATATCTGATACGTTTATTAGTGAGTTTGAATTTCAATCTAATAAGCTAAAGAATCAGGAGCGAGAGCAAGAGAAGATCGAAACAGATAAAGGAGCTTCCGTTAATCCTTCGAGTGGTTATGTGAACCAGGGTGGGGGTATAGGTTGTGGTCCAGTACTCTATACTAACGAAGTGGTTTTGGAGACTAAAGCTACAATTTCAGCGGGTAAAATATGTGGGGTTAATCTTGAAGCGTTTAATAATGAGATTGAAGAGGTTGTTTTGGGTGAACTGGGGGAAAATAATTCTCAATGAATCCGATGATGTTGAATATAAGGGGGGGTAAGTGACATTGAAAAGGCAAAGTGGGTGAAGATAATCAAACAGGAGCACAAGGTTGGGTTTATTGCTGTACAAGAGACTCATAAATCAGAGATGGATTGGAATTTTATGGGTAAGTTTTGGGATTCTTCATTGTATTGTGGGGAGTCGGTAAACGCTTTTGGGCGTTCGGGAGGTTTGATGTCGATATGGGATCCGGGTTGTTTTAAGTGTGTGGAAACCATAAAAGATAGAAATTTTATGTTGGTGGCTGGGGTTATGTTAGGCATTGGTTCAATTGTAAATGTTGTGGATGTGTATGCTCCATCTGATGTGTCGAAACGAAAAGTGGTTTGGGATAAATTGtcaaatatcaaaaaaaaaataagtctGGTTGCTGGATATTTTTGGGCGATTTTAATGAAGTTCGTTGTCCCGAAGAGAGATTGAATTCCGTATATGATCCGGCGGGGTCGATGGCTTTTAATAATTTTATTAGAGACGCGGGCCTGGTGGAATTTGGAATGCTTGGTAGAAGGTTTACGTATGATGATGGGTACAAATTTAGCAAACTTGACAGGGTCCTTGTTTGCGACAGTTTTGTTAATCTTTGGCCTTCTTCCACACTTTATGCTCTACCTAGAACTTTATCGGACCATAGTCCCCTAGTGCTTCGTGTTGGTCTTGTGGATTATGGTCCTATTCCGTTTAAGTTTTACAATAGTTGGCTCGAACGTGAAGGTTTTGAGGTTATTGTCAAGGCGGCAATTGAAGGGTGTAAGGGGAGCTCTTGCAAGGGGTTAGGCATTGTTCGGGTCTTAAAACAGTTAAAAATCAAGTTAAGGAGCTGGAATTCAGAAGTTAAGTGTAatgaaaaaaatattttatttatgctGAGGCGGCGCTAGATCAGAGAAGGAGAGTAGAGTTTATTGGAAAAGTTGGATTAGGAAGCTAGAAAAGAGTAATGCATTAGACTTCCAACAGAAGGCTCGGGTTTTCTGGATAAAAAAAGGAGATGAAAATTCGGCGTTTTTTCACAAGTATATAAATTGTAGGAAATTGAGATCCCAAATTAAGGCTCTACATGTGGACGGGATTATGGTGGATGATCCGATTCTTGTGAAAGAGGCCATAAAAGATGCATTTGCGAAAAAAATCCAAGAGCCAAGATCTTTCTGACTGCACTTGTCAGTCAATGGTTTCAAAACAATCTCCCTTGCACAATCCAGAAAACTGACTTCTAGATTTTCTATTGAAGAAGTTAAAGAAGCGATATGGAGTTGTGGAGGGGATAAGGCTCCAGGACCTGATGGTTTTACGTTCAAGTTTATAAAGAAATTTTGGGATGTTCTTCGAGAATATTTTATGGAGTTAATGACGTTATTCAATGACGATGAACAGGTCCTGGCGAAATGCAACTCTTCTTTTATCGTGTTGATTCCAAAGGTGGAGGATCCTCAGGGTGTGGCAGATTATAGGCCGATTTCGCTTGTCGGGTGTATTTAAAGACAGTAGCAAAAGTTTTATCTTCTAGACTAAAACGGGTTATTAAATCTGTGTCGTCCCTCTCTCAGTCAACGTTTGTTGAAGATCGTTTTATTTTAGATGGTCCTTTGATTTTGAGTGAAACGATTTCTTGGGCAAAAGCAAAAAAGAAAGAAATTATGGTTTTCAAAGTTGATTTTGAAAAGGCCTACGATACTATTAGTTGGGAATGTCTTCTTAAAAATTTGAAACTCATGGGTTTCCCAAATAGATGGAGAAGATGGATAGATGTTTGTCTTAAGTCGGGGAGGGCGTCGGTTCTTGTTAACGGCTCTCCAACGGAGGAATTTCCTTTAGGGAGAGGCTTAAGACAAGGAGACCCATTATCTCCGTTCTTATTCATTATTGCTTTGGAAATTCTCGATATCTTTATGAAAAAAGCTGTCGAAGGAAATCTTTTTAGAGGTATCACTTTCTCGAATGGGGGTCCAACTATTTCTCATCTTTGTTATGCAGATGATGTCGTTTTTATGGGAGAATGGTCTAAGCTAAACTTAAAAAATCTAAACCAGATTCTGAGAGTTCTATTTTTAGTCACCGGTTTGAAGGTGAATATGAAGAAAAGTCGTTTATATGGTGTGGGCGTAAGTGAAGATAAAGTAGAAAGGATGGCAAGTCTAATAAATTGCAATGCTGGTAGCTTTTCGTTAAATTTTCTTGGGCTTCCTATTGGTTCGAATATGAAACGCATCGCACATTGGCAAGTTCTAGTGGACCGGTTCAATTCTAGACTCTCTTCTTGGAAGGCCCGAAATCTAACTATGGCGGGGCGTATTACTCTGGCTAAATCAGTGCTAGGTAACTTGCCCATTTATTTTATGTCCCTTTTTTAAAATTCCGAAGAAGGTTTTGGATACGTTGGAAGGGATTAGACGGAGTTTTGTTTGGGGTAGTAAAGGGGGTAAAAAGAAGATTAAATGGGTCTCTTGGAATTGTATTACTAAGCCTAAAGACAGAGGGGGTCTTGGATTAGGTGACTTACAAAGTTTGAATTGGGCGCTTACGGCTAAATGGTTCTGGAGGTTTAAGAATAATGATGATGCGCTTTGGGTTAAGGTTGTTCAAGCAATTCATGGTTCGGATTTCAATAATGATTTGGTCCCGGTTAATAACCAAGTGAACGGTATATGGAAAGATATAGTTTCGGTCAATAAAAATTGTATTTCTATGGGGATGGATATAAGGGAGAGCTTGTTGTTCAAAGATAATAAATGGATTTGGGCTGGTTACAAAGAAGATTTGTTCACTGTTGCAGAATTTATGGACAAGATAATGAAGAAGAAAAACGATGGACCGAATGACATGGCTTTTAGATGGAATAATTGGTTACCTCCAAAAGTTAATCTCTTTTGTTGGAGAGCTTTCATGGGTAAAATTCCGTCTAAGGTGGGGTTGGTTCGTAGAGGTGTCCAAATTGGAGATCTTGCGTGTAGTAGTTGTGGTTTGGAAGAAGAGGACTCGGATCACATTTTGTTTTCGTGTATGTGGGCGAAAGCAATTTGGTGGAATGTTTGGAATTGGTTAAAATTAAACGGGCCCGACCCGTCGTCTATAGGAGCTAAAGCTATTCATGCGGTTAAATCTCTTAATGGATCAAACCAGTGGAAACGATTAATTTAAGTTGTGCTATTTTCTACGATGTGGAAAATTTGGAAATATAGAAATTCTAAGATTTTTGAAGGGAGATGGGAGGCGGTCCCCAAAATGTTAGATGGAATTAAAGAAGATTCTTTTGTGTGGATTAGATATAGGTCGAAGGTCGGGAATTTAAACTGGGATCGTTGGTGTGATTTCAATATTAGGGATTTGATTAtgtaatgtttttcttttctctGTTTTTCGGGACTTCCAGTGTCTAGCTGGCCCCTCCTTTTGGCAATAAAATGTTGTCGTTGGTTGTTCTAAAAAAAattggttaagcattatactggctcttaatgattcagaccccTTACTACTTGATTCACACGGTTCTCGCaaaagttgccaaacaacccttACATTGGTAAAATCGTTTTTTGGTTGCTTACCTTTCTATGTTTAAAGCCCCAAAAAAAAGATTGTTGACACATTCCAAATAATTaaaaggtttttgttttgttttttttggaaGGAAATGGATACATACATTAAAAAGATAAATTAGGTCACTTGGCATAATGTTTGTGAAACCAAAGTATCTTGGATTAGGAGTGGGTAGTTTAAGTACTATTTGTTTGGCTTCTCTTGCTAAATGGTGGTGGAGATTGAATAAAAAGGAAAACACTCTAGTTTATATGTGTCGACGCAATTTGTAATGTAAGTAATCATGATAA is from Helianthus annuus cultivar XRQ/B chromosome 9, HanXRQr2.0-SUNRISE, whole genome shotgun sequence and encodes:
- the LOC110875597 gene encoding uncharacterized protein LOC110875597, encoding MVFKVDFEKAYDTISWECLLKNLKLMGFPNRWRRWIDVCLKSGRASVLVNGSPTEEFPLGRGLRQGDPLSPFLFIIALEILDIFMKKAVEGNLFRGITFSNGGPTISHLCYADDVVFMGEWSKLNLKNLNQILRVLFLVTGLKVNMKKSRLYGVGVSEDKVERMVLDTLEGIRRSFVWGSKGGKKKIKWVSWNCITKPKDRGGLGLGDLQSLNWALTAKWFWRFKNNDDALWVKVVQAIHGSDFNNDLVPVNNQVNGIWKDIVSVNKNCISMGMDIRESLLFKDNKWIWAGYKEDLFTVAEFMDKIMKKKNDGPNDMAFRWNNWLPPKVNLFCWRAFMGKIPSKVGLVRRGVQIGDLACSSCGLEEEDSDHILFSCMWAKAIWWNVWNWLKLNGPDPSSIGAKAIHAVKSLNGSNQWKRLI